A genomic window from Pseudogulbenkiania sp. MAI-1 includes:
- a CDS encoding sensor histidine kinase: MLRLTELYRARARLLRCFLPWLVATSLVGYLGFEYLLEARPRPLYVAGAVLLLAAMVLFGAGWMACRLALLLQACRDGSRALATCSEELQHSHRELDEALQRLTETQSELIEAEKLASLGMLVAGAAHELSAPVAAANMVVGTLQQQLEALELSLAQGLRRSELDAFLRHMSEGLDIAGHNLQQGAELIQRFKRLAADRATCQRREFALDEVVEDLLQGLAVRARHSPHRLLCELAPGLRLDSFPGPLGQVLQNLIDNALVHAFENIAEGKIRLSARPGSDPGTIVVQVADNGVGIAPEIRERIFEPFFTTRRGRGGSGLGLSLVQQLVTRVLGGTLGVSSGEGVGTIFSLTLPTRAPEPLPLLMPAKSAQFARMV; this comes from the coding sequence ATGCTGCGCCTGACAGAGCTCTACCGTGCCCGTGCGCGGCTGCTGCGCTGCTTCCTGCCGTGGCTGGTCGCCACCTCACTCGTCGGCTACCTCGGGTTCGAATACCTGCTGGAGGCGCGTCCCCGGCCGCTCTATGTCGCGGGGGCGGTGCTGCTGCTCGCCGCCATGGTGCTGTTCGGTGCCGGGTGGATGGCATGCCGGCTGGCCCTGTTGCTGCAGGCTTGCCGGGACGGCAGCCGTGCCTTGGCGACATGCTCGGAGGAACTGCAGCATAGCCATCGGGAGCTGGATGAGGCGCTGCAGCGCCTGACCGAGACCCAGTCTGAATTGATCGAGGCCGAGAAGCTCGCTTCGCTGGGCATGCTGGTGGCCGGTGCGGCACACGAGCTGAGTGCCCCGGTGGCGGCGGCCAACATGGTGGTCGGCACACTGCAGCAGCAACTGGAGGCGCTCGAGCTGAGTCTGGCGCAAGGGCTGCGCCGTTCCGAGCTGGACGCCTTCCTGCGTCACATGTCGGAAGGCCTGGACATCGCCGGGCACAATCTGCAGCAGGGGGCCGAGCTGATCCAGCGCTTCAAGCGGCTGGCGGCGGACCGCGCCACTTGCCAGCGGCGCGAGTTCGCCCTCGACGAAGTGGTCGAGGACCTGCTGCAGGGGCTGGCGGTACGTGCCCGCCACAGCCCGCACCGGCTGCTGTGCGAACTGGCGCCGGGACTGCGCTTGGACAGTTTCCCCGGCCCGCTGGGGCAGGTGTTGCAGAACCTGATCGACAATGCACTGGTGCATGCCTTTGAGAACATCGCAGAAGGGAAGATCCGGCTAAGCGCCCGGCCGGGCTCTGACCCCGGCACCATCGTCGTGCAGGTCGCGGACAATGGCGTCGGCATCGCGCCGGAGATTCGCGAGCGGATTTTCGAGCCGTTCTTTACCACGCGCCGTGGGCGAGGTGGCAGCGGGCTCGGGCTCAGTCTGGTCCAGCAACTGGTCACCCGGGTACTGGGCGGCACCCTCGGCGTGTCGTCCGGGGAGGGGGTGGGCACCATCTTCTCCTTGACGCTGCCGACTCGGGCGCCGGAGCCGCTGCCGCTACTGATGCCGGCCAAGTCGGCACAGTTTGCCCGGATGGTCTAG
- a CDS encoding VOC family protein: protein MSTQIFVNLPVSDLTNSIAFFTELGFSFNPQFTDETATCMIVSDDIFVMLLTEAKFKTFTPNEICNAKKYTEVLVCLSVESRERVDELVRKAVAAGGATYSEPQDYGFMYGHGFQDLDGHIWELVHMVPGAENEG from the coding sequence ATGAGCACCCAGATTTTTGTGAACCTGCCGGTCAGCGATCTCACCAACTCGATCGCCTTTTTCACCGAACTCGGCTTCAGCTTCAACCCGCAATTCACCGACGAGACCGCCACCTGCATGATCGTGTCCGACGACATCTTCGTCATGCTGTTGACCGAAGCCAAGTTCAAGACCTTCACACCGAATGAAATCTGCAACGCCAAGAAATACACCGAAGTGCTGGTGTGCCTGTCGGTCGAGAGCCGCGAGCGGGTCGACGAACTGGTGCGCAAGGCCGTCGCCGCCGGCGGCGCGACGTACAGCGAGCCACAGGACTACGGCTTCATGTACGGCCACGGTTTCCAGGACCTGGACGGTCACATCTGGGAACTGGTTCACATGGTGCCGGGGGCAGAAAACGAAGGCTGA
- a CDS encoding alpha/beta hydrolase: MRADYADFDFIIQPGWNNSAPEHWQSHWQQLLGARRVDNQEWNTPRLEDWLAGLDRAVDASRRPAVVIAHSLGCVTVAHYARRHPHKLAGALLVAPADVERASAPAELLPFSPLPTEPLPFAARIVASDTDPFCLPLRSARIASLWQAPLTWLVDGGHINVASGHHQWEEGLAELDALLADIRAKEGGALRVRRA, from the coding sequence ATGCGCGCCGACTACGCCGACTTCGACTTCATCATCCAGCCCGGATGGAACAACTCCGCCCCCGAGCACTGGCAAAGCCACTGGCAGCAATTGCTCGGCGCACGCCGCGTCGACAACCAGGAGTGGAACACGCCCCGGCTCGAAGACTGGCTGGCCGGGCTCGACCGTGCCGTCGACGCCAGCCGCCGCCCGGCGGTGGTGATCGCGCACAGCCTCGGCTGCGTCACCGTGGCCCACTACGCCCGGCGCCATCCGCACAAGCTGGCCGGTGCGCTGCTGGTGGCGCCAGCGGACGTCGAGCGCGCCAGCGCCCCGGCGGAGCTGCTGCCGTTCTCTCCCTTGCCGACGGAACCGCTGCCGTTCGCCGCGCGCATCGTCGCCAGCGATACCGATCCGTTCTGCCTGCCGTTGCGCTCGGCCCGCATCGCCAGCCTGTGGCAGGCGCCGCTGACGTGGCTGGTCGATGGCGGCCACATCAACGTAGCCTCCGGCCACCATCAGTGGGAGGAGGGGCTGGCCGAGCTCGATGCGCTGCTGGCTGACATCCGCGCCAAAGAGGGCGGTGCATTGCGGGTGCGCCGCGCCTGA
- a CDS encoding Lrp/AsnC family transcriptional regulator, which yields MELDRKNWAILEALQQDARLTLTELARRVALSVPAVTERVKRLEEAGVITGYHADVAPHRVGYGLSALIGINCAQPYKNRLLETLRAAPEVLECSHVTGSDSYVIKVVTRDTRHLEAFIGSINHFGETRTSIILSVPIPPRAIQPSETDSI from the coding sequence ATGGAACTGGACCGCAAGAACTGGGCCATCCTCGAGGCCCTGCAGCAGGACGCCCGGCTCACCCTGACCGAACTGGCGCGGCGTGTCGCGCTGTCGGTGCCGGCGGTCACCGAACGGGTCAAGCGGCTGGAAGAGGCAGGGGTCATCACCGGCTACCACGCCGACGTGGCGCCGCACCGGGTCGGTTACGGGCTCTCCGCCCTGATCGGCATCAACTGCGCCCAACCCTACAAGAACCGCCTGCTGGAAACGCTGCGCGCCGCGCCGGAGGTGCTGGAGTGCAGCCACGTTACCGGCAGCGACTCCTACGTGATCAAGGTGGTGACGCGCGACACCCGCCACCTTGAGGCCTTTATCGGCAGCATCAACCACTTCGGCGAGACACGCACCTCGATCATCCTGTCGGTGCCGATCCCGCCGCGCGCGATCCAGCCAAGCGAAACGGATAGCATCTGA
- a CDS encoding LysE family translocator has protein sequence MESSWGLAAKAVLMGLAIAAPVGPIGLLCIQRTLQLGRLAGFVSGLGAACADGLYGALGAFGLALLSAYLHGLQQLLALPGALFLGWLGWHTLRSGDAAANAASLPGGRLSRLFLSTFALTLANPMTIVAFSGVFAALAASHATISTADAWIMVIGVFAGSTLWWALLALATGRLGQRLGSPQRRLVSRLAGILLLGMAAWQLLRWLSGPV, from the coding sequence ATGGAAAGCAGTTGGGGACTGGCCGCCAAGGCGGTGCTGATGGGGCTGGCGATCGCCGCCCCGGTCGGGCCGATCGGCCTGCTATGCATCCAGCGCACCTTGCAACTCGGGCGGCTGGCGGGTTTCGTCAGCGGGCTCGGCGCGGCCTGCGCTGACGGGTTGTACGGCGCGCTGGGAGCCTTCGGTCTCGCCCTGCTGTCGGCCTACCTGCACGGCTTGCAGCAGTTGCTCGCCCTGCCCGGCGCGCTGTTTCTCGGCTGGCTGGGCTGGCATACCTTGCGGAGCGGGGACGCAGCCGCCAACGCCGCCAGCCTGCCCGGCGGACGGCTCTCGCGCCTGTTCCTGTCCACCTTCGCGCTGACCCTGGCCAACCCGATGACCATCGTCGCCTTCAGCGGGGTGTTCGCGGCACTGGCCGCCAGCCACGCTACCATTTCCACCGCTGACGCCTGGATCATGGTCATCGGGGTGTTTGCCGGTTCGACCCTGTGGTGGGCGCTGCTGGCGCTGGCTACCGGCCGGTTAGGGCAGCGGCTCGGGAGCCCGCAGCGGCGGCTGGTCAGCCGGTTGGCCGGGATCCTGCTGTTGGGTATGGCGGCGTGGCAACTGCTGCGCTGGCTGAGCGGGCCGGTCTGA
- the iscX gene encoding Fe-S cluster assembly protein IscX has translation MKWTDIHDIAIELADAHPDVDPTTIRFTDLHNWVVELPEFDDDHQRGGEKVLEAIQQAWIDEVS, from the coding sequence ATGAAATGGACCGACATCCACGATATCGCCATCGAACTGGCCGATGCCCACCCCGATGTGGACCCGACCACCATCCGCTTCACCGACCTGCACAACTGGGTAGTCGAACTGCCGGAGTTCGACGACGATCACCAGCGCGGCGGCGAAAAGGTGCTGGAGGCGATCCAGCAGGCCTGGATCGACGAGGTCTCCTGA
- the hscA gene encoding Fe-S protein assembly chaperone HscA, protein MALLQIAEPGLSAAPHQHRLAVGIDLGTTNSLVATVRSGAAGVLPDEHGRSLLPSVVRYLDGGEVAVGFAAQAEQSRDPHNTIVSVKRFMGRGLADISEAAAQPYRFVDAPGMVQLITRAGAKSPVEISADILRTLKQRAEDTLGGELVGAVITVPAYFDDAQRQATKDAARLAGLNVLRLLNEPTAAAIAYGLDNGSEGVYVVYDLGGGTFDISVLKLTQGVFEVLATSGDSALGGDDFDHRVYCWALAQAGLSGLNAHDSRLLLTRAREAKEALTEHASTRLTALLSDGQTVDLTLDQETFRDITRTLVDKTLLPVRKALRDARIGAEDVKGVVMVGGATRMPHIQKAVGDFFGQTPLTNLDPDKVVALGAAMQANVLAGNKQDDDWLLLDVIPLSLGIETMGGLTEKIIPRNSTLPIARAQEFTTFKDGQTAMSIHVLQGERELVSDCRSLAQFVLRGIPPMVAGAARIRITFQVDADGLLSVSAREQTSGVEAHIEVKPSYGLSDDEITRMLNDSLAHVQDDIEARKLREAIVDAESLVDATRAAITADGDLLAADELAAIEAGIAAVESAIADNRTVAINDAAGQLNRLTETFAARRMDRNVQRALKGHNIAEL, encoded by the coding sequence ATGGCCCTCTTGCAAATTGCCGAACCCGGCCTCTCCGCCGCCCCCCATCAACACCGCCTCGCCGTCGGCATCGACCTCGGCACCACCAACTCGCTGGTGGCCACCGTGCGCAGCGGCGCGGCCGGCGTGCTGCCGGACGAGCACGGCCGCAGCCTGCTGCCGTCGGTGGTGCGCTATCTCGACGGCGGCGAGGTGGCGGTCGGCTTCGCCGCGCAGGCCGAGCAGAGCCGCGACCCGCACAACACCATCGTCTCGGTGAAACGCTTCATGGGCCGCGGCCTGGCCGACATCAGCGAAGCCGCCGCCCAGCCCTACCGCTTCGTCGACGCCCCCGGCATGGTGCAGCTGATCACTCGCGCCGGCGCCAAGAGCCCGGTGGAGATCTCCGCCGACATCCTGCGCACGCTGAAACAGCGCGCCGAAGACACACTCGGTGGCGAACTGGTGGGCGCGGTGATCACAGTGCCGGCCTACTTCGACGACGCCCAGCGCCAGGCCACCAAGGACGCCGCCCGCCTGGCCGGCCTCAATGTGCTGCGCCTGTTGAACGAGCCGACCGCCGCCGCCATCGCCTACGGCCTCGACAACGGCTCCGAGGGCGTCTACGTAGTGTACGACCTGGGCGGCGGCACCTTCGACATCTCCGTCCTCAAGCTGACCCAGGGCGTGTTCGAGGTGCTGGCCACCAGCGGCGACTCGGCGCTCGGCGGCGACGATTTCGACCACCGCGTGTACTGCTGGGCGCTGGCGCAGGCCGGCCTGTCCGGCCTCAATGCCCACGACTCGCGCCTGTTGCTGACCCGCGCGCGCGAAGCCAAGGAAGCGCTCACCGAGCACGCCAGCACCCGCCTCACCGCGTTGTTGTCCGACGGCCAGACCGTCGACTTGACGCTGGACCAGGAGACCTTCCGCGACATCACCAGGACCCTGGTCGACAAGACCCTGCTGCCGGTGCGCAAGGCCCTGCGCGATGCCAGGATCGGCGCCGAGGACGTCAAGGGCGTGGTGATGGTGGGCGGTGCCACGCGCATGCCGCACATCCAGAAGGCCGTGGGCGACTTCTTCGGCCAGACGCCCTTGACCAACCTCGACCCGGACAAGGTGGTGGCGCTGGGCGCCGCGATGCAGGCCAACGTGCTGGCCGGCAACAAGCAGGACGACGACTGGCTGCTGCTCGACGTGATCCCGCTGTCGCTCGGTATCGAGACCATGGGCGGACTGACCGAGAAGATCATCCCGCGCAACAGCACGCTGCCGATCGCCCGCGCCCAGGAGTTCACCACCTTCAAGGACGGCCAGACCGCGATGTCCATCCACGTGCTGCAGGGCGAGCGCGAGCTGGTGAGCGACTGCCGCTCGCTGGCGCAGTTCGTGCTGCGCGGCATTCCGCCGATGGTGGCGGGCGCGGCGCGCATCCGCATCACCTTCCAGGTGGACGCCGACGGGCTGTTGTCGGTGTCGGCGCGCGAGCAGACCTCGGGGGTGGAAGCCCACATCGAGGTCAAGCCGTCCTACGGCCTGTCCGACGACGAGATCACGCGCATGCTGAACGACTCGCTGGCGCACGTGCAGGACGACATCGAGGCGCGCAAGCTGCGCGAGGCCATCGTCGACGCCGAGAGTCTGGTCGATGCCACCCGCGCCGCCATCACCGCCGACGGCGACCTGCTCGCTGCCGACGAACTGGCCGCCATCGAGGCCGGCATCGCCGCCGTGGAGAGCGCGATCGCCGATAACCGTACCGTGGCGATCAACGACGCCGCCGGCCAGCTCAACCGTCTCACCGAAACCTTTGCCGCCCGCCGCATGGACCGCAACGTGCAGCGCGCGCTCAAGGGCCACAACATCGCCGAATTGTAA
- the fdx gene encoding ISC system 2Fe-2S type ferredoxin, translating into MPRIIVLPHVELCPEGAVIEEAESGKSICEILLENHIEIEHACEMSCACTTCHVVVREGLDSLNEADELEEDMLDKAWGLEANSRLSCQAIVSDEDLVVEIPRYTINLARENH; encoded by the coding sequence ATGCCAAGAATCATCGTGCTGCCCCACGTCGAACTGTGCCCGGAAGGCGCCGTGATCGAGGAGGCGGAGAGCGGCAAGAGCATCTGCGAAATCCTGCTCGAGAACCACATCGAGATCGAGCACGCCTGCGAAATGTCCTGTGCCTGCACCACCTGCCACGTGGTGGTTCGCGAGGGACTGGATTCGCTGAACGAGGCGGACGAGCTGGAAGAAGACATGCTGGACAAGGCCTGGGGGCTGGAAGCCAACTCGCGCCTGTCGTGCCAGGCCATCGTCAGCGACGAGGACCTGGTGGTGGAGATTCCGCGCTATACCATCAACCTTGCCCGTGAGAACCATTGA
- a CDS encoding alanyl-tRNA editing protein produces MQEAFYRDPYQTRLETRVRRHDEHGVVLEETLCYPLGGGQPGDCATLSTADGVVLSILDTRRDKATRDIVHQVAADAPRLPEGTPVTLELDWARRHRHMRVHTCLHLLSVVIKAGVTGGNLTAESGRLDFDLPEGMVLDRDEIERELNRLIAEDRAVKVVMTSGEALKAQPELIKTMSVTPPLELPEIRLIEVDGVDLQPCGGTHVARTGEIGTVVVKKIESKGARNKRVVVALAE; encoded by the coding sequence ATGCAGGAAGCCTTCTACCGCGACCCCTATCAGACCCGGCTGGAGACCCGGGTGCGGCGCCACGACGAACACGGCGTGGTGCTGGAAGAGACGCTGTGCTACCCGTTGGGCGGTGGTCAGCCGGGTGACTGTGCCACGCTGAGCACGGCCGATGGCGTGGTGCTGAGTATCCTCGACACGCGCCGCGACAAGGCCACGCGCGACATCGTGCATCAGGTGGCGGCCGACGCGCCTCGGTTGCCCGAGGGCACGCCGGTGACGCTGGAGCTCGACTGGGCCCGCCGCCATCGCCACATGCGCGTGCACACCTGTCTGCACCTGCTGTCGGTGGTGATCAAGGCCGGCGTCACCGGCGGCAATCTGACGGCCGAGTCGGGCCGGCTCGACTTCGACCTGCCGGAAGGCATGGTGCTCGACCGCGACGAGATCGAACGCGAGTTGAACCGGCTGATCGCCGAGGACCGCGCGGTGAAGGTGGTGATGACGTCGGGCGAGGCGCTGAAGGCGCAGCCGGAGCTGATCAAGACCATGTCGGTAACGCCGCCCTTGGAGTTGCCGGAAATCCGCCTGATCGAGGTCGACGGTGTCGACCTGCAGCCGTGTGGCGGCACGCACGTGGCGCGCACCGGCGAGATCGGCACGGTGGTCGTCAAGAAGATCGAGAGCAAGGGCGCGCGCAACAAGCGCGTGGTGGTGGCGCTGGCGGAGTGA
- a CDS encoding DUF2799 domain-containing protein, with the protein MPRFILIALAFLLAGCATLNEQECRSKPAAQLGLEDGRQGYGLWRLEKHVEACARFGLTIDRTSYLAARERGLRDYCTPDNGERVGRRGERYENVCPADLEGPFLKRYYPAYMEYRLDYYHDGFWPAFPRYPYRRW; encoded by the coding sequence ATGCCCCGTTTCATTCTGATTGCGCTCGCCTTCCTGCTCGCCGGCTGTGCCACGCTGAACGAGCAGGAATGCCGCAGCAAACCCGCCGCCCAGCTCGGGCTGGAAGACGGCCGCCAGGGCTACGGCCTGTGGCGGCTGGAGAAGCATGTCGAGGCCTGCGCCCGCTTCGGCCTGACGATCGACCGCACGTCCTACCTGGCGGCACGCGAGCGGGGGCTGCGCGATTATTGCACGCCGGACAACGGCGAGCGTGTCGGCCGTCGTGGCGAGCGCTACGAGAACGTCTGCCCGGCCGATCTGGAAGGGCCGTTTCTCAAACGCTACTACCCGGCCTACATGGAATACCGTCTGGATTATTACCACGACGGATTCTGGCCGGCTTTCCCCAGGTATCCCTACCGGCGCTGGTGA
- a CDS encoding bifunctional diguanylate cyclase/phosphodiesterase, with protein MAIPRELTPSELELLNVFALSVSGGLHNVSLLNRLDKMAYEDDLTPLPNRNALVRALDFAMEAPQRAGRGLLLLDIDGFSGINIAFGPGYGNDILRRVAVRLRHSLDATVFIARVGKDIFALLGQIERIHPDLVRAVLNGGADADDPLKVLTLGTALVPLDTLGGRGEGVLELAGLALKRAKLRGHGQHEIYHPDLEKAAAESFRLLERTRQAVEGDRLYVEFQPQIDLRSGTVHGVEALARLYDEHGAPLSPDAVIPLTETTGLILEMGERIFAQSCQAAKALAMAGFAMLKVAVNLSVVQLVRPEQMERVLARLASTGIEPEQLEIEVTESVAMLNFDAVRAQLQRFQFLGLSVAIDDFGTGFSSLAYLSQLPADRLKIDRRFVGELGRGEEAEAIADMVIKLAIRLGKTVVAEGVETGQQARWLHAHGCHYAQGYHYARPMPLAALLAWLERRRVAEHIHEAPAA; from the coding sequence GTGGCGATTCCGCGCGAACTGACCCCGAGCGAGCTGGAATTGCTGAACGTGTTCGCGCTGAGCGTGTCCGGCGGCCTGCACAACGTGTCGTTGCTGAACCGGCTGGACAAGATGGCTTACGAAGACGACCTGACGCCGCTGCCCAACCGCAACGCCCTGGTACGGGCGCTGGACTTCGCCATGGAAGCGCCGCAACGCGCCGGGCGCGGCCTCTTGCTGCTCGACATCGACGGCTTCTCCGGCATCAACATCGCTTTCGGGCCGGGCTACGGCAACGACATCCTGCGCCGGGTGGCGGTCCGCCTGCGTCACAGCCTCGATGCCACGGTGTTCATCGCGCGGGTCGGCAAGGACATCTTCGCGCTGTTGGGCCAGATCGAGCGCATCCATCCCGACTTGGTGCGAGCAGTCCTGAACGGCGGGGCCGACGCGGACGACCCGCTGAAGGTCCTGACGCTGGGCACCGCGCTGGTGCCATTGGACACCCTGGGCGGTCGCGGCGAGGGAGTACTCGAGCTGGCCGGACTGGCGCTGAAGCGGGCCAAGCTGCGCGGCCATGGCCAGCACGAGATCTATCATCCCGATCTGGAAAAGGCCGCTGCCGAGAGCTTTCGGCTGCTGGAGCGGACCCGTCAGGCCGTCGAGGGCGACCGCCTGTACGTCGAATTCCAGCCGCAGATCGACCTGCGCAGCGGGACGGTGCACGGCGTGGAAGCGCTGGCGCGGCTGTACGATGAACACGGCGCGCCGCTCTCGCCGGACGCCGTCATCCCGCTGACCGAGACCACCGGCCTGATCCTCGAGATGGGCGAGCGCATCTTCGCCCAGTCCTGCCAGGCCGCCAAGGCGCTGGCCATGGCCGGCTTCGCCATGCTCAAGGTGGCGGTCAACCTGTCGGTGGTCCAGCTCGTCCGCCCCGAGCAGATGGAGCGGGTGCTGGCCCGGCTCGCCAGCACCGGCATCGAGCCGGAACAACTGGAAATCGAGGTGACCGAATCGGTCGCCATGCTGAATTTCGACGCGGTGCGGGCACAACTTCAGCGCTTCCAGTTCCTCGGCCTGAGCGTCGCCATCGACGACTTCGGCACCGGCTTCTCGTCGCTCGCCTACCTCAGCCAGCTCCCGGCGGACCGGCTGAAGATCGATCGCCGCTTCGTCGGCGAGCTGGGGCGAGGGGAGGAGGCGGAAGCGATCGCCGACATGGTCATCAAGCTGGCAATCCGGCTCGGCAAGACCGTGGTGGCGGAAGGCGTGGAGACCGGACAGCAGGCGCGTTGGTTGCACGCGCACGGCTGCCATTACGCCCAGGGTTACCACTACGCCCGGCCGATGCCGCTGGCGGCCTTGCTGGCCTGGCTGGAGCGGCGCCGTGTCGCCGAGCATATCCACGAGGCACCGGCCGCCTGA
- a CDS encoding DUF3369 domain-containing protein: MPVDAISYHSAQDLVGDDEVEFLPEPAAKVVPLQPVKPARWRVLTVDDDRGFQRSLSFALSGELVAGRTIEHLQAYSMREAVQLLLRQRDIALILLDVVMETDDAGLRLVKSVREVLGNAEVRIVLLTGQPRAAPMTEAIRDYDISDYWVKSELTPARLSSLLIANLRTYEQLVSVAQARCGLQRIVESNNLLFGARSLRDFSARVLSEAAALLGLAPEGVLCARLRHADEPLTNRRISIISAAGRYAELVDHWLDELDTSEIV; the protein is encoded by the coding sequence ATGCCTGTTGACGCCATTTCCTATCATTCCGCCCAAGATCTCGTCGGCGATGACGAGGTCGAGTTCCTGCCCGAACCGGCCGCCAAGGTCGTGCCCTTGCAGCCGGTCAAACCGGCGCGCTGGCGCGTGTTGACGGTGGACGACGACCGCGGTTTCCAGCGCTCGCTGTCGTTCGCCCTCAGTGGCGAGCTGGTGGCCGGCCGCACCATCGAGCACCTGCAAGCCTACAGCATGCGCGAGGCCGTCCAGTTGCTGCTCAGGCAGCGCGACATCGCGCTGATCCTGCTCGACGTGGTGATGGAAACCGACGACGCCGGGCTGCGCCTGGTGAAATCCGTGCGCGAGGTGCTGGGCAACGCCGAGGTCCGCATCGTGCTGCTCACCGGCCAGCCCCGTGCCGCCCCGATGACCGAAGCGATCCGCGATTACGACATCAGCGACTACTGGGTCAAATCCGAGCTCACGCCGGCGCGCCTCTCCAGCCTGCTCATCGCCAATCTGCGCACCTATGAGCAATTGGTGTCGGTGGCACAGGCGCGTTGCGGGCTGCAGCGCATCGTCGAATCCAACAACCTGCTGTTCGGCGCGCGCAGCCTGCGTGATTTCTCGGCCCGGGTGCTGAGCGAGGCGGCTGCCCTGCTCGGGCTGGCGCCGGAGGGCGTGCTGTGCGCCCGCTTGCGCCACGCCGACGAGCCGCTGACCAACCGCCGCATCAGCATCATCAGCGCGGCAGGGCGCTACGCCGAACTGGTCGACCACTGGCTGGACGAACTGGACACCTCGGAGATCGTCTAG
- the hscB gene encoding Fe-S protein assembly co-chaperone HscB: MNFDFKQDHFSLFGLPRRFELDASRLESAWRAVAAQVHPDRFASAGDAEKRVALMMATHANEAYRTLKSPLARARYLLQLAGVDTQEDTNTSMPADFLMAQMEWREAIGDAKDGRDVEALEQLARELRRDAAGLQQHLQAALDDVGDLDGAAVLVRKLRFLEKLEQEIGDAIESLLF, from the coding sequence ATGAATTTCGACTTCAAGCAGGACCACTTCAGCCTGTTCGGACTGCCGCGCCGGTTCGAGCTGGACGCGAGCCGACTGGAAAGCGCCTGGCGCGCCGTGGCGGCGCAGGTCCATCCCGACCGCTTCGCCAGCGCCGGCGATGCCGAGAAACGCGTGGCGCTGATGATGGCGACCCACGCCAACGAGGCCTACCGCACCCTGAAATCGCCGCTGGCACGCGCGCGCTACCTGCTGCAGCTGGCCGGCGTCGATACCCAGGAAGACACCAATACCAGCATGCCGGCCGACTTCCTGATGGCGCAGATGGAGTGGCGCGAAGCAATCGGCGATGCCAAGGACGGCCGCGATGTGGAGGCGCTGGAGCAACTGGCGCGCGAGCTGCGCCGCGACGCCGCCGGCCTGCAGCAGCACCTCCAGGCCGCGCTGGATGACGTCGGCGACCTGGACGGGGCCGCCGTCCTGGTTAGAAAATTGCGCTTTCTGGAAAAACTCGAACAGGAAATCGGCGACGCCATCGAAAGCCTGCTTTTCTGA
- a CDS encoding glutathione S-transferase family protein, translated as MKENPMFTLVIGNKNYSSWSLRPWLVLKMLDEPFNEQLIPLDRPDTKSRLLAVSPAGKVPVLFDGKVRVWDSLAICEYLAECFPAARLWPEDSAERALARAVAAEMHSGFTALRQHLPMDIVARHEDFVVPEAAAADIRRIVEMWEELLHRHQDNGPFLFGHFTIADAMYAPVVTRFVSYGVELPPRSEIYADHILELPAMQQWYDDAEAEMAAAGG; from the coding sequence ATGAAAGAGAATCCCATGTTCACCCTGGTCATCGGCAACAAGAATTACTCGTCTTGGTCCCTGCGCCCCTGGCTGGTGCTGAAGATGCTGGACGAACCGTTCAACGAGCAGCTGATCCCGCTGGACCGGCCCGATACCAAGAGCCGCCTCCTGGCGGTGAGTCCGGCCGGCAAGGTGCCGGTGCTGTTCGACGGCAAGGTGCGGGTGTGGGACTCGCTGGCGATCTGCGAATACCTGGCCGAGTGTTTCCCGGCGGCACGGCTGTGGCCGGAGGACAGCGCCGAGCGTGCGCTGGCGCGCGCGGTGGCAGCCGAGATGCATTCCGGCTTCACCGCCCTGCGCCAGCACCTGCCGATGGACATCGTCGCCCGTCACGAGGATTTCGTCGTCCCGGAAGCCGCGGCGGCCGACATCCGCCGCATCGTCGAGATGTGGGAAGAGCTGCTGCACCGCCACCAGGACAACGGCCCGTTCCTGTTCGGCCATTTCACCATCGCCGACGCCATGTACGCCCCGGTGGTGACGCGCTTCGTCAGCTACGGCGTGGAACTGCCGCCGCGTTCGGAGATCTACGCCGATCACATCCTGGAACTGCCGGCAATGCAGCAGTGGTACGATGACGCCGAGGCGGAAATGGCCGCTGCCGGCGGCTGA